The genome window ACAAAAATTCTAATGTAATAGTGTTATATACACTTGCCTCCAAAGTAGTAATAAAACAATTGTAATTATTATACTTATGTAAAAAAGAGATACTCGTTCAGTGTTGTAAATTGTAACAATATAGAGCATAGGTAAGAATCAAGGAAACTCATTAACTATTATAACCTGAAGGAATCTTGGTTCTGCCCTTAATTAGCCTCTTGATCTTGCCAGGATGTTTAACTGCTCTTTGTATTGCATAATGTATCAAATAAGTATAAAAACAATAGCAGGAATTATCTTACAGGTTTGTGGTGGGGATTAAATCAGCAAATGTCTGCAAACACATTCAGAGCCACTAAATAttccatttaataaatatagttatcattattattattaccattagcCTAAGTCTCTGACATTGTTTTCACATCTCACAATGCATGGAATAATGCCAGCCACAAAGGATATTATCAATATTTAATGGGATCCTGTGCACAGAGCACTTGCTACTATGCCATGAATATAGCAATCAGTTATTAATAcatacatatccatatatataataacattattGTATTTTGACAAATGCATTATGATTATTTATGGTCACTTTTACAGACCCACCACCGATGCTCTGTACGTCTTCTGTTAAGTATTATAAAGAGCAGCCTAACTGgggtttctttctctggcttttgtGCCCTGCCTAAACCCACCCCACTTCATCCAAGACACAAGTAGACCCTTATTCCTGCTTCCTCATATTCTTCTTCACTTTTCCATTGATAGTCTCAATTTGTGCCATCATTCCCctgttcctaaaaaaaaaagggaaaattccttAAGCTTGCATTCATAGATTCATCAGAAACTATACTCTTTTTTCATACTCACCTGCCATTATGTGTAGGATTCGCAATTCATGTTAGGGTTAGTCACCTCAGATGATGATTGTACACAGATGACCTGTTGCCTCTCTGTTTACAAAGTTCCCCTTGGCCACACTCAACAGAAACTTCATTGAGGAGATAAGTTTAGTAATCAGCAAAACTTATTTTCTGTCTCAAAAAACGTCATGAGGTTCCACAACTCACTAAaatctagtttgtttgtttgggtttttttatttactAGATTAAGAAGCTTAATAAATTCAATGTCACATtaaacaaggtttttttttttttttcaagtaatacTATTAATCATGAGATGACATAATGGAGAATAAGAACAATGTGACAAAGTTTGTTCTACTGGGGCTCACAGAGAATCCAAAGATGCACAAAGTcatatttgttgtctttttggtCACTTACACCATCTCTCTGGTGGGAAATGTGCTCATTGTGGTCACTATCACTGCCAGTCCACTATTGGGGTCccccatgtattttttccttaccaAACTCTCCTTCACTGATGCCTGTTATTCTTCTGTTAATACCCCTAAACTGATCACAGATTCACTCCATGTGAAGATGACTACATTCGATACATGTGTAACCCAAGTCTTTGGGGATTATTTCATCAGAGGTGCTGATGTCATCCTACTTACTGTGATGGCCTATGATCACTATGTGACAATTTCCAAGGCATTGCACTATAAAACCATCATGAATTGGCAGGTTTGTGGTCTTCTAATGGGAGTGGTGTGGGTGAGATGCTTTCTTCATGCAGCCATACAGATCCTCTTTATCATCCCTTTACCCTTCTGTGGCCCTAACATCATAGATCACTTTATGTGTGATCTGAACCCTTTGCTCAATCTTGCCTGCACTGATACCCACACTCTTGGGCTCTTTGTTGCTGCCAACAGTGGTTTCATCTGTCCGTTAAACTGTCTCCTCTTGATGGTCTCCTACCTGGTCATTCTGTGTTCCCTAGAGAACCACAACTTGGAGGCAAGGCACAGAGCCCTCTCCACCTGTGTCTCCCATATCACAGTGGCTGTCCTATTCTTTGTGCTCTGCGTATTTGTGTACATGAGACCTGCAGCTACTTTATCTATTGATAAAGCAGTTGCAGTGTTCTACACTATAACACCAATCTTAAACCCCTTAATCTATACTCTGAGAAATGACCAGATGAAAAATGCTATTAGGAAATTGTGTAGTAGAAAAGTTATTTCAAGTGAAAAATAGATATGCCTGATGCTCAACATCGATGCAATGGAAACAAAGGCCAAAAGAACATTTTGGATGGACTTAACAAGGAATACTTACTGTATAAAGAAAATAGTAAGCTGCTGGGAATGATAGATTCTGCACTGAGTGGAACAGGAAagtgtggaagaaagaaaaatcttagtcACAGACTCTGctacattctctctccctcactcactctctctttctcttactctctctctctctcttacacacacacacacgttcactATCTATAGTTATAC of Mustela nigripes isolate SB6536 chromosome 1, MUSNIG.SB6536, whole genome shotgun sequence contains these proteins:
- the LOC132010332 gene encoding olfactory receptor 4C46-like, yielding MENKNNVTKFVLLGLTENPKMHKVIFVVFLVTYTISLVGNVLIVVTITASPLLGSPMYFFLTKLSFTDACYSSVNTPKLITDSLHVKMTTFDTCVTQVFGDYFIRGADVILLTVMAYDHYVTISKALHYKTIMNWQVCGLLMGVVWVRCFLHAAIQILFIIPLPFCGPNIIDHFMCDLNPLLNLACTDTHTLGLFVAANSGFICPLNCLLLMVSYLVILCSLENHNLEARHRALSTCVSHITVAVLFFVLCVFVYMRPAATLSIDKAVAVFYTITPILNPLIYTLRNDQMKNAIRKLCSRKVISSEK